The Desmodus rotundus isolate HL8 chromosome 3, HLdesRot8A.1, whole genome shotgun sequence genome includes a region encoding these proteins:
- the SNIP1 gene encoding smad nuclear-interacting protein 1 codes for MKEMKSERERGSRRRHRDEDVVATAAVVVKQERLSPEASPPAHRRPDCSRGSASPPAGEPGRPGHRGTRARGHSRSPAKKKKSSGRRSKSPRSNRSRSPHHSTVKVKQEREDHPPRREREDRQHREASGQEHRRSRNSDRDRHRGHSHQRRTSDERPGSGQAQGRDRDLQNLQAQEAEREFYNARRREHRQKNEVSASGNEPQELLPPAGGKNKDKEVPVKEKPSFELSGALLEDTNTYRGVVIKYSEPPEARIPKKRWRLYPFKNDEVLPVMYIHRQSAYLLGRHRRIADIPIDHPSCSKQHAVFQYRLVEYTRADGTVGRRVKPYIIDLGSGNGTFLNNKRIEPQRYYELKEKDVLKFGFSSREYVLLHESSDTSEVDRKEDEDDEEEEEVSDS; via the exons ATGAAGGAGATGAAGAGCGAGCGGGAGCGGGGAAGCCGGCGAAGGCACCGGGACGAGGACGTGGTGGCCACGGCGGCGGTGGTGGTCAAGCAAGAGCGCCTCAGCCCGGAGGCCTCGCCCCCGGCTCACCGCCGCCCGGACTGCTCCCGCGGTAGCGCGTCCCCGCCAGCCGGCGAGCCAGGCCGCCCCGGTCACCGCGGGACCCGAGCCCGAGGACATAGCCG GTCCCcggccaaaaagaaaaagtcctcGGGGAGAAGAAGCAAGTCTCCTCGGAGTAACAGAAGCCGAAGTCCTCACCATTCAACAGTCAAAGTGAAGCAG GAGCGTGAGGATCATCCCCCCCGGAGAGAACGGGAGGATCGGCAGCACCGGGAGGCGTCAGGACAGGAGCACAGGCGATCTAGGAACAGTGACCGAGACAGGCACAGGGGCCACTCCCACCAGAGGAGAACCTCTGACGAGAGACCTGGGAGTGGGCAGGCTCAGGGACGGGATCGAGACCTCCAGAACCTGCAGGCTCAGGAAGCAGAGCGGGAGTTCTATAATGCCAGGCGGCGGGAGCACCGTCAAAAGAATGAAGTTAGTGCCAGCGGTAATGAGCCTCAGGAGTTGCTTCCTCCAGCTGGtggcaaaaacaaagacaaagaggtGCCTGTTAAGGAAAAGCCAAGCTTTGAACTTTCTGGGGCTCTTCTTGAGGACACCAACACCTACCGGGGTGTAGTCATTAAATATAGCGAGCCCCCTGAAGCACGTATCCCTAAAAAACGGTGGCGTCTCTACCCCTTTAAAAATGATGAAGTTCTTCCAGTCATGTACATTCACCGACAAAGCGCTTACCTCTTGGGGCGACACCGTCGAATTGCAGACATTCCAATTGATCATCCCTCTTGTTCAAAGCAGCATGCGGTCTTTCAGTATCG GCTGGTGGAATATACCCGTGCTGATGGGACAGTTGGCCGCAGGGTGAAGCCCTACATCATTGACCTTGGCTCAGGCAATGGAACATTCTTGAACAACAAGCGCATTGAGCCACAGAGATACTATGAACTGAAGGAAAAGGATGTACTTAAGTTTGGGTTCAGCAGCAGAGAATACGTTCTGCTTCACGAGTCCTCTGATACTTCCGAAGTAGACAGGAAAGAAGATGAGGatgacgaggaggaggaggaagtatCCGACAGCTAG
- the DNALI1 gene encoding axonemal dynein light intermediate polypeptide 1 isoform X1, whose amino-acid sequence MIPPSDSLLKYDTPVLVSRNTEKRSPKARPLKVSSQQPGPSGPVPQPPKSKLPSTSGVPDPTKQAEEILNAILPPREWVEDTQLWIQQVSSTPSTRMDVVHLQEQLDLKLQQRQARETGICPVRRELYSQCFDELIREVTINCAERGLLLLRVRDEIRMTIAAYQTLYESSVAFGMRKALQAEQGKSDMERKIAELEAEKRDLERQVNEQKAKCEATEKRESERRQVEEKKHNEEIQFLKRTNQQLKAQLEGIIAPKK is encoded by the exons ATGATTCCCCCCTCGGACTCTCTGCTCAAATATGACACCCCGGTACTGGTGAGCCGGAACACAGAGAAACGGAGCCCAAAA GCTCGGCCATTGAAAGTCAGTTCTCAGCAACCTGGACCCTCAGGTCCAGTCCCACAGCCACCAAAGAGCAAGCTTCCCTCAACTTCTGGTGTCCCAGACCCTACAAAGCAGGCAGAAGAAATCTTGAATGCCATCCTACCCccgag GGAGTGGGTGGAAGACACGCAGCTATGGATCCAGCAGGTGTCCAGCACCCCCAGCACCAGGATGGATGTGGTGCACCTCCAGGAGCAGCTGGACCTGAAGCTGCAGCAGCGGCAGGCCAGGGAGACTGGCATCTGCCCTGTCCGCAGGGAGCTCTACTCTCAGTGTTTTG ATGAGCTGATTCGCGAGGTGACCATCAACTGTGCGGAGAGGGGGTTGCTGCTGCTGCGAGTCCGGGACGAGATCCGCATGACCATTGCCGCCTACCAGACCCTGTATGAGAGCAGCGTGGCCTTTGGCATGAGGAAGGCGCTTCAGGCTGAACAGGGGAAGTCAGACATGGAGAGGAAA ATTGCAGAATTAGAAGCAGAAAAGAGAGACTTGGAGAGGCAAGTGAACGAGCAGAAGGCAAAATGTGAGGccacagagaagagggagagtgagaggaggcaggtggaggagaaGAAGCACAACGAGGAGATTCAATTCCTAAAGCGCACGAATCAGCAGCTGAAG gccCAACTGGAAGGCATTATTGCACCAAAGAAGTGA
- the DNALI1 gene encoding axonemal dynein light intermediate polypeptide 1 isoform X2 has translation MIPPSDSLLKYDTPVLVSRNTEKRSPKARPLKVSSQQPGPSGPVPQPPKSKLPSTSGVPDPTKQAEEILNAILPPREWVEDTQLWIQQVSSTPSTRMDVVHLQEQLDLKLQQRQARETGICPVRRELYSQCFGPTGRHYCTKEVIISIWVSQALLPHPKTFVIKSWFPEGTCHTLPRTPSMSLSEVMSLPQCQETPRSGSQAPGWAVEGGTAWTVSVHGQPWDLLAQIVNLSIHSFLLHPSQAKPMLSHQPILTLLAE, from the exons ATGATTCCCCCCTCGGACTCTCTGCTCAAATATGACACCCCGGTACTGGTGAGCCGGAACACAGAGAAACGGAGCCCAAAA GCTCGGCCATTGAAAGTCAGTTCTCAGCAACCTGGACCCTCAGGTCCAGTCCCACAGCCACCAAAGAGCAAGCTTCCCTCAACTTCTGGTGTCCCAGACCCTACAAAGCAGGCAGAAGAAATCTTGAATGCCATCCTACCCccgag GGAGTGGGTGGAAGACACGCAGCTATGGATCCAGCAGGTGTCCAGCACCCCCAGCACCAGGATGGATGTGGTGCACCTCCAGGAGCAGCTGGACCTGAAGCTGCAGCAGCGGCAGGCCAGGGAGACTGGCATCTGCCCTGTCCGCAGGGAGCTCTACTCTCAGTGTTTTG gccCAACTGGAAGGCATTATTGCACCAAAGAAGTGATAATTTCCATATGGGTCTCACAAGCGCTACTACCCCATCCTAAGACCTTTGTAATAAAAAGCTGGTTTCCTGAAGGAACATGCCATACCCTCCCCCGAACGCCATCTATGTCCTTGTCGGAAGTCATGTCATTGCCCCAGTGCCAGGAAACACCTCGGTCTGGCAGCCAGGCTCCTGGCTGGGCAGTGGAAGGTGGTACAGCCTGGACGGTCTCTGTACACGGCCAGCCTTGGGATCTGCTGGCTCAAATAGTAAACCTCAGCATCCACTCCTTTCTGCTGCATCCCTCTCAGGCGAAGCCAATGCTTTCTCACCAGCCCATACTCACACTTCTGGCCGAATGA